In Pedobacter africanus, a single window of DNA contains:
- a CDS encoding SusC/RagA family TonB-linked outer membrane protein encodes MKLTCIFIFFTCLNVSASVFSQQKVSLDVKRTKLSKVLKIIEEQSGYHFVYSSANVPVNKDYTLSVKDTPVADILSTIFYNTNLKYSISEGGLIVISRKKDVKISGTVKDNTGAPLPGASIRVKGSASGTSTDINGRFAISVPENAVLVISFAGFQSKEISTENKTSIEVVLMEDTKLLSEVVVTALGIKKERRALGYSVSQIQGETLTQARENNVANSLVGKVAGLDVSATAGGVGAATSITIRGVSSLSQTNQPLYVINGMPMENKPVGLNNSNPNGNKGSQWDNAPDLGDAVGNLNPDDIESISVLKGAAASALYGSRAKAGVILITTKSGKGTSIDFNSNYVIEQVMDRTNWQYVYGQGANGVKPTSASSASDVGGSSWGGKLDGSSVVQFDGVSRPYTAQRNNINNFYRDGSTWSNTLALNKTFDGGSLRFSANDVNNNSIVPNSGLNRQSFNLVGTFEPIKRLTIDARANYILEQAKNRPMLSDGAGNANFNVIFLPTSINVNDLKPWKDASGNEIGYNKGNVYATNPWFAANEFVNDTRRKRLISSFNTRYTLDNGLFIQGRVGMDDYTDSYKNVVPSGTAYYAAGKIAEQKTKFQDLNADVLLGKSFRVQEDFTITPNLGASYRNTKIDQTTNNGTDFAVFGVYNILNATNKSVGIVQSEVETQSAYGTMELAYRDVLYLTGSGRYDWFSTLATPGKNNKPYVFYPSVSGSFVFSELLKTNFLSFGKLRAGYAVVGQATGPYQTQLTYAFRSETLNGRPLGTISNVDIPNSGLKASKASEFEIGTELRFFRDRLNLDLTWYKKHSKDEITTVTTSSTTGYNGAVLNSGEIENKGVEALISGAIIKSSNFSWTSSFNGSYNDNTVLKLAEGVSSQLIATSRTGNGFIQNIPGKAAGQVMAYDYKYDANGQIEKGANGAPAKGLLKAHGSAYNKWFAGWNNEFNYKGVSLSFLIDGKWGGKLFSATDYYGYRFGLHQATVADRESLGATAADYYLSFVDNVSTTFVQDASFIKFRQLTLGYNFPAQIFNNKIKSLNVSLVGRNLFILMKKTDNIDPESSYNATFPGLELGGVPPARTFGLNVSVKF; translated from the coding sequence ATGAAATTAACGTGTATCTTCATTTTTTTTACATGTCTTAATGTATCGGCATCGGTCTTTTCTCAGCAAAAGGTCTCTTTGGATGTTAAAAGGACCAAGTTAAGTAAAGTGCTAAAAATCATTGAAGAGCAAAGCGGTTACCACTTTGTGTACAGTTCGGCAAATGTACCGGTAAACAAAGATTATACGCTATCCGTGAAAGATACACCTGTTGCAGATATTCTTTCCACTATATTTTACAACACAAACCTGAAGTACTCCATTTCTGAGGGAGGGCTAATCGTAATCAGCCGAAAAAAGGATGTAAAAATTAGTGGTACGGTAAAGGACAATACGGGTGCTCCTTTACCCGGAGCTTCCATACGCGTGAAAGGCTCAGCTTCAGGCACCTCCACAGACATTAATGGAAGGTTTGCTATTTCGGTTCCTGAAAATGCAGTTCTTGTTATTTCCTTTGCAGGATTTCAGAGTAAAGAAATCAGTACCGAAAATAAAACGAGCATTGAGGTTGTTCTTATGGAGGATACCAAATTACTCAGTGAAGTGGTAGTGACGGCCCTGGGCATCAAAAAGGAACGGAGAGCTTTAGGATACTCTGTTTCACAAATACAGGGCGAGACGCTCACCCAGGCAAGAGAAAATAACGTGGCCAATTCACTGGTAGGCAAAGTTGCAGGTTTAGATGTAAGCGCCACAGCAGGTGGTGTCGGCGCAGCAACAAGCATAACAATCCGGGGGGTATCCAGTCTGAGTCAAACGAACCAACCGCTTTATGTGATCAATGGTATGCCTATGGAAAACAAACCAGTTGGACTAAACAACAGTAATCCAAATGGGAATAAGGGCAGTCAATGGGACAATGCACCCGATCTTGGGGACGCAGTGGGCAACCTGAACCCTGATGACATTGAAAGTATATCCGTTTTAAAGGGTGCTGCCGCCTCGGCTTTGTATGGTTCAAGGGCCAAGGCCGGTGTAATACTCATCACAACAAAAAGTGGAAAAGGAACAAGTATAGACTTCAACAGCAATTATGTTATTGAACAGGTAATGGATAGGACCAACTGGCAATATGTTTACGGACAAGGTGCCAATGGGGTTAAACCAACCAGTGCAAGCTCAGCCTCCGATGTGGGTGGTTCCAGCTGGGGAGGAAAATTAGATGGAAGCAGCGTGGTTCAATTTGATGGGGTTTCAAGACCATACACTGCACAAAGAAACAATATCAACAATTTTTACCGAGATGGAAGTACCTGGTCTAATACATTGGCATTGAATAAAACATTTGATGGTGGATCATTAAGGTTTTCTGCCAATGACGTCAACAACAATTCCATCGTTCCAAACTCTGGCTTAAACAGGCAGTCTTTCAATCTGGTAGGTACATTTGAGCCTATAAAGCGTCTAACCATAGATGCCCGTGCAAATTATATTCTTGAACAGGCTAAAAACAGGCCAATGCTTTCTGATGGGGCGGGTAACGCCAATTTTAATGTGATATTTTTACCTACCAGTATCAATGTAAACGACCTTAAACCCTGGAAGGATGCCAGCGGCAACGAAATCGGTTACAACAAAGGAAACGTATATGCCACCAACCCCTGGTTTGCAGCAAATGAATTTGTAAATGACACCAGACGAAAAAGACTAATCAGTTCATTCAATACGCGATATACGCTGGACAATGGTCTGTTTATCCAGGGCAGGGTTGGGATGGATGACTATACCGACAGCTACAAAAATGTAGTTCCATCTGGCACGGCTTATTATGCGGCAGGAAAAATTGCGGAACAAAAAACAAAGTTCCAGGATTTAAATGCAGATGTGTTGCTGGGTAAATCCTTCAGGGTACAGGAGGATTTTACCATTACGCCTAATTTAGGTGCCAGTTATAGGAATACTAAAATTGATCAGACCACCAATAATGGCACAGATTTCGCAGTTTTTGGTGTCTATAATATCCTGAATGCAACAAATAAGTCTGTAGGCATTGTACAAAGCGAAGTAGAAACCCAGTCTGCCTATGGAACCATGGAGCTGGCTTACCGTGATGTTCTTTATTTAACAGGAAGCGGCAGATACGACTGGTTTTCAACCCTTGCAACACCCGGTAAAAATAATAAGCCATACGTGTTTTATCCCTCTGTGAGTGGTTCATTCGTGTTTTCAGAACTACTTAAAACCAATTTTCTGAGTTTTGGTAAGCTGAGGGCCGGCTATGCAGTAGTAGGCCAGGCTACCGGCCCATACCAAACGCAGCTTACGTATGCATTCAGGAGCGAAACATTAAACGGCAGACCGCTCGGAACCATTAGCAACGTAGACATTCCAAATTCAGGACTTAAGGCATCTAAAGCCTCTGAATTTGAAATAGGTACCGAACTCAGGTTTTTTAGAGACCGTTTGAATCTGGACCTGACCTGGTATAAGAAACACTCAAAAGATGAAATAACCACCGTTACAACCTCAAGTACAACAGGATATAATGGTGCCGTGCTAAATTCTGGTGAAATTGAAAACAAGGGTGTAGAAGCCCTGATCTCGGGAGCAATCATCAAAAGCAGCAATTTTAGCTGGACATCTTCTTTCAATGGTAGTTATAACGACAATACGGTGCTTAAACTCGCCGAAGGGGTATCCTCTCAGCTAATCGCCACATCACGTACCGGAAATGGTTTTATTCAAAATATTCCAGGGAAAGCCGCGGGCCAGGTAATGGCATACGATTATAAGTATGACGCAAACGGGCAGATAGAAAAGGGCGCAAACGGAGCGCCTGCGAAAGGTTTGTTAAAGGCACATGGCTCTGCCTATAACAAATGGTTTGCCGGATGGAATAACGAATTTAATTATAAAGGAGTAAGCCTTTCATTCCTGATAGACGGAAAATGGGGAGGAAAGCTGTTTTCGGCAACCGACTATTATGGCTATCGTTTCGGTCTGCACCAGGCAACCGTTGCAGACCGGGAGTCATTGGGTGCTACAGCTGCCGATTACTATTTGTCATTTGTAGATAACGTGTCTACCACGTTTGTGCAGGATGCAAGTTTTATCAAGTTCAGGCAACTTACACTAGGGTATAACTTTCCGGCTCAGATATTCAACAACAAAATTAAGAGCTTAAATGTGAGCCTGGTGGGAAGGAATCTATTTATTCTAATGAAGAAAACCGACAACATAGACCCGGAATCGAGCTATAACGCTACTTTCCCCGGACTGGAATTAGGCGGAGTGCCGCCGGCCAGAACTTTTGGCCTGAATGTAAGTGTTAAGTTTTAA
- a CDS encoding SusD/RagB family nutrient-binding outer membrane lipoprotein, with translation MKKNIFIKYTALSLLICMLATLSCTKDFQEINTDPVAYGPSSFDPNYTLTTAQMNYTGSTDFAYDTWRANLIYSATMMQGLSSVISYWAGDKYRLDENYTAAYWGNNAVGAYIEQVRFIVDVVEFTKGKSKYNNLHQVARLWKALVFARITDLYGDVPYTEAGKGYYSGFLTPKYDKQQAIYADLLKEVEEAANALDGAGDKITGDIIYNGNVDKWKRFGSTLLLRLAMRLVKIDENTAKTYAQKAVGKTMINNDDNAFVAHDISGGRVTQNRNSQVLNGDGGSEHYHVKWSKTFIDMLKSTNDPRLGKVAVTQLFLTESPKTQNAAFVTTPASQKGMPNGKDLSGIAGRDIRQDPSYTAFPDYSSPHPAMIKKNGVTFILTCAESEFLLAEAAQRWGIAGSAASHYSEGLKKAITFLGQYDADLAITEGTAEAYANSNPYNAANGLQMINNQYWLHTCTMLDFYETWSNWRRTGFPNLIPVVYPGNATNGTIPRRFPYPADEAAKNGANYREASAAVPGGDNLSGRVWWDKP, from the coding sequence ATGAAAAAGAACATATTCATAAAATATACTGCCCTGAGCTTACTTATTTGTATGCTGGCAACGTTAAGCTGCACCAAAGATTTTCAGGAGATCAATACCGATCCGGTAGCATACGGACCAAGCAGCTTTGACCCAAACTATACTTTAACCACTGCCCAGATGAATTATACCGGCAGTACAGATTTTGCATACGATACCTGGAGGGCAAACCTGATTTACTCGGCCACAATGATGCAGGGACTGTCCAGTGTAATCAGCTATTGGGCAGGGGATAAATATAGGCTCGACGAAAACTATACCGCTGCCTACTGGGGCAACAATGCCGTGGGTGCCTATATAGAGCAGGTTAGGTTTATAGTAGATGTAGTTGAATTTACGAAGGGGAAATCTAAATACAATAATCTACACCAGGTTGCCCGCTTGTGGAAAGCGCTTGTATTTGCACGCATTACAGATCTTTATGGGGATGTTCCTTACACAGAAGCCGGAAAAGGCTATTATTCAGGCTTTTTAACACCTAAATATGATAAACAGCAAGCCATTTATGCCGATTTGTTAAAAGAAGTAGAAGAAGCTGCGAATGCATTAGATGGGGCTGGCGACAAAATAACCGGAGATATCATTTACAACGGCAATGTCGACAAATGGAAACGTTTTGGAAGTACTTTGCTATTGCGTTTAGCCATGCGCCTGGTAAAGATCGATGAGAATACCGCCAAAACGTATGCACAGAAAGCTGTAGGAAAAACCATGATCAATAATGATGACAATGCTTTTGTTGCGCACGACATATCAGGTGGAAGGGTAACTCAAAACAGAAACAGCCAGGTACTGAATGGTGACGGAGGATCTGAACACTACCATGTAAAGTGGTCTAAAACCTTTATCGATATGCTAAAGTCTACTAACGACCCGCGTCTGGGGAAAGTTGCGGTTACACAACTGTTCCTGACAGAATCTCCCAAAACTCAAAATGCAGCCTTTGTCACAACCCCCGCAAGTCAGAAAGGGATGCCTAATGGTAAGGACCTGAGTGGAATCGCCGGCAGGGATATCAGACAAGACCCTTCTTATACCGCTTTCCCTGATTATTCTTCTCCGCATCCTGCCATGATCAAAAAAAATGGGGTCACTTTCATATTAACGTGCGCAGAAAGCGAATTCCTTTTGGCCGAAGCTGCCCAAAGATGGGGCATAGCAGGCTCTGCGGCCAGTCATTACAGCGAAGGATTAAAGAAGGCGATCACCTTCCTCGGACAATACGATGCTGACCTGGCCATTACAGAGGGTACTGCAGAAGCCTATGCAAATTCAAATCCATACAATGCAGCAAATGGTTTGCAAATGATCAACAATCAATACTGGCTGCACACCTGTACAATGCTGGATTTCTATGAAACCTGGAGCAACTGGCGCAGAACAGGCTTCCCTAACCTAATTCCGGTTGTATATCCGGGGAATGCTACCAATGGCACCATTCCGCGTCGTTTCCCTTATCCCGCTGATGAAGCTGCAAAAAATGGGGCCAATTATAGAGAAGCCTCTGCAGCTGTCCCTGGGGGTGATAATTTAAGCGGCAGGGTATGGTGGGATAAACCCTAA
- a CDS encoding phosphotransferase enzyme family protein encodes MFENILSRYGLDPMTTTVQPFGDGLINHTWMVNSYDQKYILQKVNSDVFKKPVDIDENLNLLKAYLTDTQPEYLFVSPVKAENGESLIINDNGYFRLFPFVEGSNSVNTLSAKEEAYEAARQFGKFSKLLNDFDAAQLNITIPNFHNLILRYDQFVEACKQASGERLEKAADCISFIIEHQEIVDIFRSILNNENIPLRVIHHDTKISNVLFDREYKGLCVIDLDTVMPGYFISDVGDMMRTYLSAASEEETDFDKISIRKDFFTAIYNGYMEEMKSVLTHDERQYFAYSGKFIIYMQAIRFLTDYLQNDIYYGAKYELHNFNRALNQITLLKQYLKLEQELMSNTLA; translated from the coding sequence ATCAATCATACCTGGATGGTAAACTCCTATGATCAAAAATATATTCTGCAGAAAGTAAACAGCGACGTTTTTAAAAAGCCAGTTGATATTGATGAGAATCTGAACCTGCTTAAAGCATATTTAACTGATACTCAGCCTGAATACTTATTTGTATCTCCCGTTAAGGCTGAAAATGGTGAATCTTTGATCATTAATGATAATGGGTATTTCAGGCTTTTCCCATTTGTGGAAGGGTCGAACTCGGTAAATACCCTTTCTGCAAAAGAAGAAGCATATGAAGCCGCGCGGCAATTCGGAAAATTTTCAAAGCTACTCAATGATTTTGATGCGGCACAACTGAACATTACTATTCCAAATTTTCACAACCTGATCCTGCGATATGATCAGTTCGTTGAAGCCTGCAAACAGGCAAGTGGCGAAAGATTGGAAAAAGCGGCAGATTGTATCTCTTTTATCATTGAGCATCAGGAGATTGTAGATATTTTCAGGAGTATCCTAAATAATGAGAATATCCCATTAAGGGTAATACATCACGATACCAAAATTAGCAACGTACTTTTTGATCGGGAGTATAAAGGATTATGTGTAATCGATTTAGATACCGTTATGCCTGGTTATTTCATCAGTGATGTAGGCGACATGATGCGGACTTATTTGAGTGCAGCCAGTGAAGAGGAAACCGACTTTGATAAAATTTCCATCAGAAAAGACTTCTTTACAGCCATTTATAATGGTTATATGGAAGAAATGAAAAGTGTTTTAACGCATGATGAACGTCAATATTTTGCCTATTCGGGTAAGTTTATTATTTATATGCAGGCGATCCGGTTTTTGACAGACTACCTGCAAAATGACATTTATTATGGGGCGAAATATGAACTGCATAATTTTAACAGGGCACTGAATCAGATTACCTTACTAAAACAATACCTGAAACTTGAACAGGAACTGATGAGCAATACTTTGGCATAA